The following are encoded together in the Deltaproteobacteria bacterium genome:
- a CDS encoding Lrp/AsnC family transcriptional regulator produces the protein MKIDEINIAIIRHLKDGRKSFHDIATALSVSENTVRARANKLMEEGLLDVSGLVDPELLPGHMVALIGVKLGCMDLVKKGKEFSELKGVVSVAVVTGRFDLILQILLNNEFGLLEFYTEEVSRIKDVQSVETFVVYKAYNMKVPYIL, from the coding sequence GTGAAAATTGATGAAATCAATATCGCCATCATCCGTCACCTCAAGGACGGACGCAAGTCTTTTCATGATATCGCCACCGCCCTATCGGTTTCGGAAAATACGGTCCGGGCTAGGGCCAACAAACTGATGGAAGAGGGCTTGCTGGATGTATCGGGTCTCGTAGATCCTGAACTGCTTCCCGGGCACATGGTCGCCCTGATAGGGGTTAAGCTGGGATGTATGGATCTCGTTAAGAAGGGCAAAGAGTTCAGCGAACTGAAAGGTGTCGTATCCGTAGCGGTAGTAACTGGCCGCTTCGATCTTATTCTCCAAATCCTGCTAAACAACGAGTTTGGACTCCTTGAGTTTTATACCGAGGAGGTATCCCGAATTAAAGATGTCCAATCCGTTGAAACCTTTGTAGTATACAAGGCTTACAACATGAAAGTGCCCTATATCCTGTAA
- the lpdA gene encoding dihydrolipoyl dehydrogenase: MKIVVIGAGPGGYVAAIRAAQLGGDVTLIERENVGGTCLNWGCIPSKVLKTTAEMLLRFRRAAEFGIRVEGDVRPDLETLMARKDRVVRDQARGIRTLLDHSRVRYLQGEGFLKEGGVVEFRSPEGESIDVPWDRLILAMGSRPADLPDFPFDGERVLSSNDAFLLKEIPRSLMILGGGVIGCEFAFIFSALGTRVTLVEGLSRLLPLPSVEEGCSKVLEREMKKSKIEFMVNRTAASIEMGEDGCRVTIGPSPFCDDLKEKDKKILTRDVEKVLVCVGRKPNTEAVGLERAGVETDAKGWVRVNEKMETSVPGIYAIGDILGPSRPMLAHVASKEGLVAAQNAMGDDLFMNYRAVPGAVFTSPEVADVGLTEAGALSEGLDIRVDRVLFRNLGKAHVIGEIAGETRIVSERKSGKILGVHIVGPHASDLIAEGTLAVQNECTVRELADTIHAHPTLPEIMMETALKALDQSLHG, encoded by the coding sequence ATGAAAATCGTTGTAATAGGAGCGGGACCGGGTGGGTATGTGGCGGCCATTCGGGCGGCCCAGTTGGGAGGGGATGTCACCCTCATCGAGCGGGAAAATGTTGGAGGCACATGCCTTAATTGGGGGTGCATTCCTTCAAAGGTCTTGAAGACCACGGCCGAGATGTTGCTCCGGTTCAGGCGGGCGGCGGAGTTTGGCATCCGGGTGGAGGGGGATGTTCGGCCGGACCTGGAAACTCTTATGGCCCGGAAAGACCGCGTGGTCCGGGATCAAGCAAGGGGTATTCGCACCTTGCTGGACCACAGCAGGGTCCGCTACCTCCAGGGCGAGGGATTCCTAAAGGAAGGCGGAGTTGTGGAATTCAGGTCCCCTGAGGGAGAATCCATTGATGTCCCCTGGGATCGGTTGATCCTTGCCATGGGTTCCCGGCCGGCGGATCTCCCTGACTTTCCTTTCGACGGGGAGCGGGTCCTTTCAAGCAACGATGCCTTTTTGCTTAAGGAGATTCCACGATCTCTCATGATCCTGGGGGGCGGAGTCATCGGGTGTGAATTCGCATTCATCTTCTCCGCCCTTGGGACCAGGGTCACCCTTGTAGAAGGTCTCTCAAGGCTTCTGCCCCTTCCGTCGGTGGAGGAGGGCTGCTCGAAGGTCCTCGAGCGGGAGATGAAGAAATCGAAGATCGAGTTCATGGTGAACCGGACCGCAGCGTCGATCGAGATGGGGGAGGACGGTTGTCGCGTGACCATCGGCCCCTCTCCTTTTTGCGATGACTTGAAAGAGAAGGACAAGAAGATCCTGACGCGTGATGTGGAAAAGGTCCTGGTATGCGTGGGACGCAAACCCAACACGGAAGCCGTTGGACTGGAACGTGCCGGGGTGGAGACGGACGCAAAGGGGTGGGTCCGCGTAAATGAAAAGATGGAGACCTCTGTGCCGGGAATCTATGCCATTGGGGATATTCTCGGTCCCTCCAGACCCATGCTGGCCCACGTGGCTTCCAAGGAAGGCCTCGTCGCCGCCCAAAACGCCATGGGAGACGACCTGTTCATGAATTACAGGGCCGTTCCTGGCGCGGTCTTCACCTCTCCGGAAGTGGCCGACGTGGGCCTTACGGAAGCCGGGGCGCTCTCGGAGGGCCTGGATATTCGGGTGGACAGGGTGCTTTTCAGGAACCTTGGAAAGGCCCACGTGATCGGGGAAATCGCCGGTGAGACCAGAATAGTCTCCGAGAGGAAAAGCGGAAAGATCCTGGGCGTTCACATAGTTGGGCCTCATGCCAGCGACCTGATCGCGGAAGGGACCCTGGCCGTCCAAAATGAGTGCACGGTCCGGGAACTTGCCGACACAATCCATGCCCACCCGACCCTGCCGGAAATCATGATGGAGACGGCCTTAAAGGCGTTGGATCAATCCCTACACGGCTAA
- a CDS encoding HD domain-containing protein, with translation MNPIYREAIPLFVREAIERLDRSGFKAFVVGGAVRDMMMGRESVSDWDVATSADPARIHAVFRDTPRFSLKHDTVTLVMGEKHLEITPFKGAEGRGRSIEEDLRFRDFTINAMAYDPMGECIIDPFGGKADIKRGLVRAVEEPRERFLEDPIRLLRAVRIAAETRFRIEPVTQEVIRDMADLVAGAAKERMRDELMKILLVPAPSKAFSMLRRTGLMDYILPELLEGYGKRQNPKYHRFTIYRHIMETLDRVEAEPVLRLVALFHDIGKPRVRKKVEGVFRFHGHEDESAILAAQIMDRLKFSRNMIQEVTHLIRNHVVGYHSGWGDSAVRRFVRRVGPENLDRLIAFRRADLLAHGREDIPLHELSELERRVEEVKGRSMAIGIRDLAIDGHEVMEILNLSPGPEVGRILNHLLERVTEAPQLNTRRRLITLLEEELRA, from the coding sequence ATGAACCCAATCTATAGAGAGGCAATACCTCTATTCGTGAGAGAAGCGATTGAACGACTGGATCGTTCCGGATTCAAGGCCTTTGTCGTGGGTGGGGCCGTACGGGACATGATGATGGGGCGGGAGAGCGTATCTGACTGGGATGTGGCCACCTCAGCGGATCCGGCCCGGATCCATGCGGTATTCCGGGATACCCCCAGGTTTTCTCTCAAGCACGATACCGTAACCCTTGTCATGGGAGAAAAACACCTGGAGATAACGCCGTTCAAAGGGGCTGAGGGGCGCGGGCGGAGCATCGAGGAAGACCTGCGTTTCAGGGATTTTACGATCAACGCCATGGCCTATGATCCAATGGGGGAGTGTATCATTGATCCTTTTGGAGGGAAGGCCGATATCAAGAGAGGACTGGTCAGGGCAGTGGAAGAGCCCAGGGAACGGTTTCTCGAAGACCCCATCAGGCTTCTGCGGGCCGTGCGGATCGCCGCCGAGACCCGATTTCGGATTGAACCGGTCACTCAAGAGGTCATCAGAGATATGGCGGATTTGGTGGCCGGTGCGGCAAAGGAGAGAATGCGGGACGAATTGATGAAGATCCTTCTTGTCCCCGCTCCTTCAAAGGCATTTTCGATGCTCAGGAGGACAGGGCTCATGGACTACATCCTGCCCGAACTCCTGGAAGGGTATGGGAAACGCCAAAACCCCAAATACCATCGTTTCACCATCTACAGACATATCATGGAGACCCTGGATCGGGTCGAAGCCGAGCCCGTCCTCCGGCTGGTGGCCCTTTTTCATGATATTGGGAAACCCCGTGTTCGGAAAAAGGTGGAAGGGGTTTTCCGGTTTCACGGTCACGAAGATGAAAGCGCGATCCTGGCCGCCCAAATCATGGATCGGCTCAAGTTCAGCCGGAACATGATACAGGAGGTAACCCACCTCATCAGGAACCATGTGGTCGGTTACCATTCCGGATGGGGAGACAGCGCGGTCAGACGTTTTGTCCGCCGTGTCGGACCTGAGAATCTGGACCGCCTCATTGCGTTTCGCCGTGCTGATCTCCTGGCCCACGGCAGGGAAGATATTCCCCTTCACGAGCTTTCGGAATTGGAGAGGAGAGTCGAGGAGGTGAAAGGGAGATCCATGGCGATAGGCATCCGGGACCTGGCCATTGACGGCCATGAAGTGATGGAGATCCTGAATCTTTCCCCCGGTCCTGAGGTGGGAAGGATATTGAATCACTTGTTGGAGCGGGTAACCGAGGCCCCCCAATTGAACACGCGTCGGAGGCTCATCACGCTGCTGGAAGAAGAGTTGAGGGCCTAG
- the gltX gene encoding glutamate--tRNA ligase has product MTTQKIVTRFPPSPTGYLHIGGARTALFNWLFARQKGGKFILRIEDTDRERSTPEATNAILESLRWLGLDWDEGPYFQSERYPIYQEFIERLLSAGKAYHCHCSPEDLEKRRKEALAKGLKPKYDGRCRDLGLGPTPGSVVRLKAPQTGKTVFHDLVKGPLSFNNEELDDLILRRSNGMPTYHLAVVVDDITMGMTHIIRGDDHVNNTPRQIHIYQALGEPLPHYAHVPMILGPDRTRLSKRHGATSVLAYRDMGYLPHALLNALVRLGWSYGDQEKFTIEELIEKFSLENVGKSAGIFNAEKLLDLNARYIRESDTAALAEAVLPFLEKRGFKGLDKNEVARAVETLKLRSRTLDEMAESALFYFQDQVSYEEKGDRKFLKPGILDLLEEIKGTLAGTEDFSEKGLERVFLDFLEKKQIKLGKIAQPIRVALTGRTASPGLFEVMAVLGREKVLDRLERAISHIRAKAGKSL; this is encoded by the coding sequence ATGACAACCCAGAAAATCGTCACACGTTTTCCTCCCAGCCCTACGGGGTACCTGCATATCGGTGGGGCCCGCACCGCTCTTTTCAACTGGCTTTTCGCCCGCCAGAAGGGAGGCAAATTCATCCTTCGCATCGAGGACACGGACAGGGAACGATCCACACCGGAGGCCACCAACGCCATCCTGGAATCCTTGCGATGGCTTGGGCTTGACTGGGACGAAGGGCCATATTTCCAGTCCGAGAGGTACCCGATCTACCAAGAATTCATCGAGCGCCTCCTCTCGGCGGGGAAGGCCTACCACTGTCATTGCAGCCCCGAGGACTTGGAAAAACGGCGCAAGGAGGCCCTGGCAAAGGGGTTGAAACCCAAATACGACGGCAGGTGCCGCGACCTCGGACTGGGCCCGACCCCTGGATCGGTCGTTCGGCTGAAGGCGCCCCAGACAGGGAAGACCGTGTTTCATGACCTGGTTAAGGGTCCTCTTAGCTTTAACAACGAGGAACTGGACGACCTGATCCTCAGGCGTTCAAATGGAATGCCGACTTACCACCTTGCCGTCGTGGTCGACGACATCACCATGGGAATGACCCATATCATCCGGGGAGACGATCATGTCAACAACACACCCCGTCAGATCCACATCTACCAGGCCCTGGGCGAACCCCTTCCCCACTACGCCCACGTTCCCATGATCCTCGGGCCGGACAGGACCAGGCTGAGCAAACGACACGGAGCCACCTCCGTACTGGCATACAGGGACATGGGATACCTGCCCCATGCCCTCCTCAACGCCCTGGTAAGGCTCGGCTGGTCTTACGGAGATCAGGAAAAATTCACCATCGAAGAACTCATTGAAAAATTTTCCCTGGAAAATGTGGGTAAGTCCGCCGGGATCTTCAACGCTGAAAAACTGCTTGATCTCAATGCCCGCTACATCAGGGAATCGGATACAGCAGCCCTGGCGGAGGCTGTCCTCCCTTTCCTGGAGAAACGCGGGTTTAAAGGCCTGGACAAGAATGAGGTGGCACGAGCCGTCGAGACCTTGAAGCTGCGAAGCCGTACCCTTGATGAGATGGCGGAATCAGCCCTTTTCTATTTTCAAGACCAAGTGAGCTACGAGGAAAAGGGGGACCGGAAGTTCCTCAAGCCCGGCATCCTGGATCTCCTGGAGGAAATCAAGGGGACCCTCGCAGGGACGGAGGATTTCAGCGAGAAAGGACTGGAAAGGGTCTTCCTGGACTTCCTGGAGAAAAAACAGATCAAGCTGGGAAAGATCGCGCAACCCATCCGTGTGGCCCTTACAGGCAGGACGGCCAGTCCCGGATTGTTCGAAGTCATGGCGGTTCTTGGAAGGGAAAAGGTCCTGGACCGCCTCGAACGTGCCATTTCCCACATCCGGGCCAAGGCGGGAAAATCCCTATGA
- a CDS encoding HAD-IB family phosphatase has product MGETNKILSLSAVGLDSPGLVSKITRTIYELAGNIIDVEENCRRGLFSIFLVIDFSSSEKSMDDIEKALGDLEKETGLKVTFGVFESDEIYYPGEREHHIVTLLGTDKPGIIMQVSTFFHKWNINIENCKMIARGEFFSMEMVIDTSHIRVEEGRSREEALDRMKAELKELCGLLGQSVVIQSEDIYRKAKKLVVFDVESTLIRHDSLTQFFEKIAGKVKAANGESIHGEEGENGLERPEDYARHLKGIPIKDLESFGEVLQLNPGSLELIRILKSMGFKIALISSGFSFFIKRIFEEAGVDYAFSNMLEVDREGIITGKLEEPAITPASKEEILEFIMGMEKVGPDQVIGVGDGSTQSHFIRNTGLSIAFKPENTTIATDGILGGDKILSMLYCLGIPKQEIEKHLKNAPPLSPQQS; this is encoded by the coding sequence ATGGGTGAAACGAACAAGATCTTGAGTCTGTCAGCGGTGGGTCTCGACTCACCCGGCCTGGTCTCCAAGATCACGAGAACCATATACGAATTGGCAGGCAATATCATCGACGTGGAAGAGAACTGTCGTAGGGGGCTGTTTTCCATCTTTCTCGTGATCGATTTTTCATCCTCCGAAAAATCCATGGACGACATCGAAAAGGCCCTGGGAGACCTTGAAAAGGAAACGGGACTGAAGGTAACTTTCGGAGTTTTTGAAAGCGACGAAATTTACTACCCCGGGGAGCGGGAACACCATATCGTCACCCTTCTCGGCACGGATAAACCCGGGATCATTATGCAGGTGTCCACCTTCTTCCACAAATGGAACATCAACATCGAGAATTGCAAGATGATCGCCAGGGGAGAATTCTTCTCCATGGAGATGGTAATCGACACCAGTCATATTCGTGTGGAGGAAGGACGATCGAGGGAGGAGGCCCTGGATCGGATGAAGGCAGAGCTTAAGGAGCTTTGTGGATTACTGGGGCAGAGCGTAGTCATCCAGAGTGAAGACATTTACAGGAAAGCCAAAAAGCTTGTCGTGTTCGATGTGGAATCAACCCTGATCCGACACGATTCCCTCACGCAGTTCTTCGAGAAAATCGCCGGAAAAGTGAAGGCCGCCAATGGAGAATCGATCCATGGCGAGGAGGGAGAGAACGGTCTTGAGCGCCCTGAAGACTATGCCAGGCATTTGAAAGGCATCCCGATCAAGGACCTTGAAAGCTTCGGAGAGGTGCTCCAACTGAATCCCGGCTCCCTTGAGCTGATCCGAATCCTCAAGTCTATGGGCTTCAAGATCGCCCTTATCTCCTCGGGGTTCAGTTTTTTCATCAAGAGAATCTTCGAAGAGGCCGGAGTGGACTATGCCTTCTCGAACATGCTCGAGGTCGACCGGGAAGGCATCATCACTGGAAAATTGGAGGAGCCGGCCATCACGCCGGCCAGCAAGGAAGAAATTCTCGAATTCATCATGGGGATGGAAAAGGTGGGGCCCGATCAGGTCATCGGGGTGGGGGACGGATCAACACAGTCTCATTTCATCCGGAACACCGGTCTTTCCATCGCCTTCAAACCCGAAAACACCACTATCGCCACCGACGGCATCCTGGGTGGGGACAAGATCCTGAGCATGCTCTATTGTCTTGGCATCCCGAAGCAGGAAATCGAGAAGCACTTGAAGAACGCTCCTCCCCTTTCTCCACAACAATCCTGA